One genomic region from Oncorhynchus clarkii lewisi isolate Uvic-CL-2024 chromosome 21, UVic_Ocla_1.0, whole genome shotgun sequence encodes:
- the LOC139379533 gene encoding neuromedin-K receptor-like produces the protein MSEPSNVSNIPVGGWNITNQFVQPVWLLALWTVAYSLVLFVSVSGNVIVIWIILAHKQMRTVTNYFLLNLALADTSMAAFNSFVNFVYAAHGDWYFGLVYCKFHNFLPVTAVFASIYSMVAIAVDRYMAIIHPLKPRLSATVTRSVIGCIWGMAVVLAFPLCYYSTTRKIGQRTLCYVYWPRTAQDSFMYHIIVAVLVYVLPLVVMAGTYSLVGRTLWGGEIPGDSKDNYHLQIQAKRKVVKMMMIVVVTFAVCWLPYHLYFMITGLNRQLNRVKSIQQVYLSVLWLAMSSTMYNPVIYCCLNSRFRAGFKRAMRCCPFVRLSEYDQMELHSASFHANRQSSIYTLSRFESFSADPHNDRSDRRRSQGGRHGSIAHNGVNRHGTRHTLLTHASYHGNPRGSTSAAELT, from the exons atGAGCGAGCCTAGTAACGTCTCCAACATCCCGGTCGGTGGCTGGAACATCACTAACCAGTTTGTCCAGCCGGTTTGGCTGCTCGCTCTCTGGACGGTAGCCTACAGTCTCGTGCTGTTTGTCTCGGTGAGCGGGAACGTCATCGTTATCTGGATCATCCTTGCTCACAAACAGATGCGGACAGTGACAAACTACTTCCTGTTGAACCTGGCTCTCGCGGACACTTCCATGGCGGCCTTCAACTCATTCGTGAACTTCGTTTACGCTGCGCACGGGGACTGGTACTTCGGGCTCGTCTACTGCAAGTTCCACAACTTCCTTCCTGTGACAGCGGTGTTCGCCAGCATCTACTCCATGGTGGCCATCGCCGTGGACCG GTACATGGCCATCATCCACCCACTAAAGCCGCGCCTCTCGGCAACGGTAACGAGGTCTGTGATAGGCTGTATTTGGGGTATGGCCGTGGTACTAGCGTTCCCGCTGTGTTACTACTCAACCACCAGAAAGATTGGACAGAGAACACTGTGTTACGTCTACTGGCCCCGCACTGCACAGGACTCATTCAT gTATCATATAATAGTAGCAGTGTTGGTGTATGTGCTGCCTCTAGTGGTGATGGCTGGTACCTACAGTCTGGTGGGTAGGACACTTTGGGGCGGAGAGATACCTGGTGACTCTAAAGATAACTACCATCTACAGATACAAGCCAAGAGGAAG GtggtgaagatgatgatgattgtgGTGGTAACTTTTGCAGTCTGCTGGCTCCCCTACCACCTCTACTTCATGATAACAGGACTCAACAGACAACTGAACAGAGTCAAGTCTATACAAcag GTGTACCTATCAGTGTTGTGGCTGGCTATGAGCTCCACCATGTACAACCCTGTCATCTACTGCTGTCTCAATAGCAG GTTCCGTGCAGGGTTTAAGCGTGCAATGCGCTGCTGTCCGTTTGTCCGTCTGTCTGAATACGACCAGATGGAACTACATAGCGCCAGTTTCCATGCCAACAGACAGAGCAGCATCTACACCCTGAGCCGCTTCGAGTCCTTCTCTGCCGACCCACACAACGACCGCAGCGACag GAGGAGGAGTCAGGGTGGTCGTCATGGTAGCATCGCACACAACGGGGTGAATCGTCACGGAACCCGACATACACTCCTGACACACGCTAGTTACCACGGCAACCCCCGAGGGTCCACCTCCGCCGCGGAGCTCACCTGA
- the LOC139379550 gene encoding putative uncharacterized protein DDB_G0271606 — protein MDRRLSIRVSVQQAVQQSQSQVQQTVQQSQVQQTVQQSQVQQTVQQSQVQQTVQQSQVQQTVQQSQVQQTVQQTVQQSQVQQTVQQTVQQSQVQQPVQQSQVQQTVQQSQVQQTVQQSQVQQTVQQSQVQQAVQQSQVQQAVQQSQVQQAVQQSQVQQAVQQSQVQQAVQQSQVQQTVQQSQVQQTVQQSQVQQTVQQSQVQQTVQQSQVQQTVQQTVQQSQVQQTVQQSQVQQTVQQSQVQQTVQQSQVQQTVQQTVQQSQVNRCNKAKQPPNLDHSAASVVYLPPQTDAGTKTRLNQLYKAISKQDNAHPEAALLVAGDFNAGKLKSV, from the exons ATGGACAGACGTTTGTCCATCCGTGTGTCCGTCCAACAGGCTGTTCAACAGAGTCAG AGTCAGGTCCAACAGACTGTTCAACAGAGTCAGGTCCAACAGACTGTTCAACAGAGTCAGGTCCAACAGACTGTTCAACAGAGTCAGGTCCAACAGACTGTTCAACAGAGTCAGGTCCAACAGACTGTTCAACAGAGTCAGGTCCAACAGACTGTTCAACAGACTGTTCAACAGAGTCAGGTCCAACAGACTGTTCAACAGACTGTTCAACAGAGTCAG GTCCAACAGCCTGTTCAACAGAGTCAGGTCCAACAGACTGTTCAACAGAGTCAGGTCCAACAGACTGTTCAACAGAGTCAGGTCCAACAGACTGTTCAACAGAGTCAGGTCCAACAGGCTGTTCAACAGAGTCAGGTCCAACAGGCTGTTCAACAGAGTCAGGTCCAACAGGCTGTTCAACAGAGTCAGGTCCAACAGGCTGTTCAACAGAGTCAGGTCCAACAGGCTGTTCAACAGAGTCAGGTCCAACAGACTGTTCAACAGAGTCAGGTCCAACAGACTGTTCAACAGAGTCAGGTCCAACAGACTGTTCAACAGAGTCAGGTCCAACAGACTGTTCAACAGAGTCAGGTCCAACAGACT GTCCAACAGACTGTTCAACAGAGTCAGGTCCAACAGACTGTTCAACAGAGTCAGGTCCAACAGACTGTTCAACAGAGTCAGGTCCAACAGACTGTTCAACAGAGTCAGGTCCAACAGACTGTTCAACAGACTGTTCAACAGAGTCAGGTCAACAGGTGCAATAAGGCCAAGCAGCCTCCTAACCTGG ACCATTCGGCAGCCTCAG ttgtctatttaccaccacaaactgatgctggcactaagaccagactcaaccagctgtataaggccataagtaaACAGGataatgctcatccagaggcggcgctcctagtggccggggactttaatgcagggaaacttaaatcagtttga